In Thermobaculum terrenum ATCC BAA-798, one genomic interval encodes:
- a CDS encoding carbohydrate ABC transporter permease, with amino-acid sequence MSTRSHPTAGAGELARSLVLPRTRTAYRRQLGRCFVWLVLCAGAVVMMLPFLWLISTSLKETWQVFRYPPQWIPNPVRWSNYPEALTTLPFGLYVKNTLVITVLNMVGILLSSSLCAYGFARLRFPGRDLIFMVLLSTLMLPYAVTMIPSYIIFKYLGWIDTYYPLIVPNWFGGGIFNIFLLRQFFRTIPVELSEAARIDGASEFRIYWQIILPLARPALTVVAIFTFLNNWNDFIGPLIYLSSPEKYTVALGLATFKGLYSTQWQYLMAASTVMILPVIALFFLAQRYFVQGIVLTGLKG; translated from the coding sequence ATGTCGACCAGATCGCACCCCACAGCAGGAGCTGGAGAGCTGGCCAGGAGCCTCGTACTCCCGAGGACCAGGACAGCGTACAGAAGACAACTGGGCAGGTGCTTTGTGTGGTTGGTGCTCTGTGCTGGCGCCGTGGTGATGATGCTCCCTTTCCTCTGGCTCATAAGCACCTCGCTCAAAGAGACCTGGCAGGTCTTCAGATATCCCCCGCAGTGGATACCCAACCCGGTCCGGTGGAGCAACTATCCCGAGGCGCTCACCACTCTGCCCTTCGGGCTGTACGTGAAGAACACCTTGGTGATCACCGTTCTGAACATGGTAGGCATCCTGCTGTCCTCGTCGCTGTGTGCCTATGGCTTCGCGAGGCTGAGGTTTCCCGGCAGAGATCTGATCTTTATGGTCCTCCTGAGCACGCTTATGCTCCCGTACGCCGTGACTATGATCCCCTCCTACATCATATTTAAGTACCTGGGATGGATCGATACCTACTATCCCCTCATCGTGCCTAACTGGTTCGGAGGGGGCATATTCAACATTTTCCTGCTCAGGCAGTTCTTCCGCACGATACCGGTGGAGCTGTCGGAAGCGGCTAGGATAGACGGCGCATCCGAGTTCCGCATCTACTGGCAGATTATCCTGCCGCTGGCGCGGCCAGCGCTGACAGTTGTGGCAATCTTCACCTTCCTCAACAATTGGAATGATTTCATAGGACCATTGATCTACCTATCTTCTCCGGAGAAGTACACGGTTGCCCTGGGCCTGGCCACCTTCAAAGGGTTATACTCCACCCAGTGGCAGTACCTGATGGCGGCCTCCACCGTCATGATCCTGCCCGTGATAGCGCTCTTCTTCCTGGCACAGCGCTACTTCGTCCAGGGCATAGTGCTGACCGGGCTCAAAGGCTGA
- a CDS encoding glycoside hydrolase family 127 protein — protein MTVEQRTRSIVVDTTHSPMARLRAVAVGDVSLGGFWAPRLAINRESTIPHQRQHLEASGVMDNFRRAAGKLDVEFRGPVFADSDAYKWLEAASWSLAGHPDPQLEAEVDAVIAEIAPAQRPDGYLNTYFTRERASERWTNFDLHEMYCAGHLFQAAVAHYRATGKTSLLEIATRFADHICDTFGPASQGKREGVDGHPEVEMGLVELYRATGNERYLEQAKYFLDVRGQGLLGRAWGHFGPEYHQDHVPFREMREIVGHAVRAVYLNAGAADIYAETGDEAIMRALERLWENMTTKKMYVTGGIGSRYEGEAFGKEYELPNARAYAETCAAIGSVMWNWRMLLLTADARYADLIEHTLYNAVLPGISLDGALYFYQNPLEDEGTHRRQEWFGCACCPPNVARTLASLGGYFYSTSRDGIWVHLYSEGRAKLGLQDGREVLLSQHTSYPWSGEVAIRLEQVPEEGELGIYLRIPSWCERGEVAINGEDAATPITPGTYLELRRTWRAGDEVRLRLPMTVRRLEAHPYLSEDAGRVAIMRGPILYCIESADNPGVDLRDVLLPRDAAFSEELAPDTLGGVVLLRADARLAPPDEAWAGRLYRPRTQGDPASTPCKLVAIPYYAWANREPGQMRVWIREFI, from the coding sequence TTGACAGTCGAACAGCGCACCAGATCGATAGTTGTGGACACCACCCATAGCCCCATGGCGCGCCTGCGGGCCGTGGCCGTGGGGGACGTCTCCCTGGGAGGCTTCTGGGCACCCCGCCTGGCGATCAACAGGGAGAGCACCATACCTCACCAGAGGCAGCACCTGGAGGCCTCGGGCGTGATGGACAACTTCAGGAGGGCGGCGGGCAAGCTGGACGTCGAGTTCAGGGGCCCGGTGTTCGCCGACTCCGACGCCTACAAGTGGCTGGAGGCGGCCTCCTGGTCGCTGGCCGGGCACCCCGATCCCCAGCTGGAGGCGGAGGTGGACGCGGTCATAGCGGAGATCGCCCCCGCCCAGCGCCCCGACGGCTACCTCAACACCTACTTCACCCGCGAGCGGGCCTCGGAGCGCTGGACGAACTTCGACCTGCACGAGATGTACTGCGCCGGCCACCTCTTCCAGGCGGCCGTGGCCCACTACAGGGCCACGGGCAAGACCAGCCTGCTCGAGATCGCCACCCGATTCGCCGACCACATCTGCGACACCTTCGGGCCCGCCAGCCAGGGCAAGCGCGAGGGGGTAGATGGGCATCCCGAGGTGGAGATGGGGCTGGTCGAGCTCTACCGAGCTACCGGCAACGAGCGCTACCTGGAGCAGGCCAAGTACTTCCTGGACGTGCGAGGGCAAGGCCTGCTCGGGAGGGCCTGGGGGCACTTCGGCCCCGAGTACCACCAGGACCACGTACCGTTCAGGGAGATGCGCGAGATAGTGGGGCACGCCGTCCGCGCGGTGTACCTCAACGCGGGCGCTGCAGATATCTACGCCGAGACGGGCGACGAGGCCATCATGCGGGCGCTCGAGCGGCTGTGGGAGAACATGACCACCAAGAAGATGTACGTGACAGGAGGCATAGGTTCCCGCTACGAGGGGGAGGCCTTCGGCAAGGAGTACGAGCTGCCGAATGCGCGCGCCTACGCCGAGACCTGTGCGGCGATCGGCAGCGTCATGTGGAACTGGCGCATGCTGCTGCTGACGGCGGACGCGCGGTACGCCGACCTCATCGAGCACACCCTGTACAACGCCGTGCTGCCGGGGATATCCCTCGATGGGGCACTGTACTTCTATCAGAACCCCCTGGAGGACGAGGGCACCCACCGCCGGCAGGAGTGGTTCGGGTGCGCCTGCTGCCCACCGAACGTCGCGCGCACGCTGGCCTCGCTGGGGGGCTACTTCTACTCGACATCCCGAGACGGGATCTGGGTGCACCTGTACTCGGAGGGACGCGCCAAGCTGGGGCTGCAGGACGGCCGGGAGGTGCTCCTCTCACAGCACACGTCCTACCCTTGGAGCGGGGAGGTGGCCATCAGGCTGGAGCAGGTGCCAGAGGAGGGCGAGCTGGGCATCTACCTGCGCATCCCTTCCTGGTGCGAGCGGGGCGAGGTGGCGATCAACGGCGAGGATGCGGCCACACCGATCACCCCTGGCACCTACCTGGAGCTCAGGAGGACCTGGCGCGCCGGGGACGAGGTACGCCTGCGGCTGCCGATGACCGTGCGGAGGCTGGAGGCGCATCCCTACCTCTCGGAGGACGCCGGCAGGGTGGCCATCATGCGCGGGCCCATCCTCTACTGCATCGAGTCGGCCGACAACCCCGGCGTCGACCTCAGGGACGTACTGCTGCCTCGCGACGCCGCCTTCTCGGAGGAGCTCGCCCCCGACACGCTGGGAGGGGTGGTGCTGCTCCGAGCGGACGCGAGGCTCGCCCCCCCAGACGAGGCGTGGGCGGGCAGGCTCTACAGGCCGCGCACGCAGGGCGACCCCGCGAGCACGCCCTGCAAGCTCGTGGCCATCCCCTACTACGCCTGGGCCAACCGCGAGCCTGGACAGATGCGCGTGTGGATCAGGGAGTTCATCTAA
- a CDS encoding polysaccharide deacetylase family protein → MGTMLIGYDVEWRGARGDGDVTERFLDRVQELHNRLGIPATLFILGQTLERCPQAFQPLVDDPLFDLQQHTYSHQLLKTVYIEDGGRVQVIRGADLDTIRWEVHLTNDLLRDLLGVECIGLTGPWCYYRGLRDRPDILQVLWEEGIRFTRTDGRNEHDYHPVPLDLQPYWYEHVGFPEMLELTIHGWHDCVLRDSLGWQDLDGYVESVKPYIGRAASENKLFSYVQHDWSSIQEDPEMKATEALLRYAQERQLTFMSCREYYELACSMREHREATTSVLRREASR, encoded by the coding sequence ATGGGGACTATGTTGATAGGTTATGATGTGGAGTGGCGAGGGGCTCGAGGGGATGGGGATGTAACTGAGCGTTTCCTGGATAGGGTCCAGGAGCTACATAATCGCCTAGGAATCCCTGCCACGTTGTTCATCTTAGGGCAGACACTGGAGCGGTGTCCCCAGGCATTCCAGCCTCTGGTAGATGACCCGCTCTTCGATCTGCAGCAGCACACGTATTCCCACCAGTTACTGAAGACGGTCTATATAGAAGACGGGGGCAGGGTGCAGGTAATCAGGGGTGCGGATCTGGATACCATTAGGTGGGAAGTACATCTGACGAATGATCTGCTCCGTGACCTCCTTGGTGTGGAGTGTATAGGGCTGACAGGGCCGTGGTGCTACTACCGGGGTCTCCGAGACCGCCCGGATATACTTCAGGTACTGTGGGAGGAGGGTATACGCTTTACTCGTACAGACGGCCGCAATGAGCATGACTATCATCCTGTCCCACTTGATCTACAACCCTACTGGTACGAGCACGTGGGTTTCCCCGAGATGCTTGAGCTAACTATTCATGGCTGGCATGATTGCGTGCTGCGTGATAGCCTTGGCTGGCAGGATCTCGATGGGTACGTGGAGTCGGTTAAGCCATACATCGGTCGTGCTGCAAGCGAAAATAAGCTCTTTTCTTACGTCCAGCATGATTGGTCCAGTATACAGGAAGATCCAGAAATGAAGGCCACGGAGGCGCTGCTCCGATATGCCCAGGAGCGACAATTGACCTTCATGAGCTGTAGAGAATACTATGAGTTGGCATGCAGCATGCGTGAGCACCGCGAGGCCACCACTTCTGTCTTGCGAAGAGAAGCCTCGCGTTGA
- a CDS encoding carbohydrate ABC transporter permease translates to MNSTVLATIPVVLQVLFSALAGYTFAKLRFRAREPLFVVLLATMMIPTGVGMVSNYIIMSKLHWIDTYYPLIIPGIANAFGIFWMRQYCLSLSNELLDAARIDGAGEFGIFWRIVLPVIRPALASLAIFVFLDSWNSFLGPLVFLRSQEKFTVQLWLSVIARQGNVVQPVIVMAGSVLASVPIVILFATLQRHFVSGLAAESLK, encoded by the coding sequence TTGAACAGCACGGTTCTAGCTACTATCCCGGTTGTGCTGCAGGTACTCTTCAGTGCGCTTGCGGGTTACACGTTTGCCAAGCTGAGATTTCGCGCGCGCGAGCCGCTATTTGTTGTGCTATTAGCAACAATGATGATCCCCACAGGCGTGGGGATGGTGTCCAACTACATCATTATGTCTAAGCTGCACTGGATAGACACCTACTATCCATTGATTATCCCAGGGATCGCTAATGCCTTTGGCATCTTCTGGATGCGGCAGTATTGTCTATCCTTATCCAATGAGCTGCTAGATGCTGCGAGGATAGATGGAGCAGGAGAATTCGGCATCTTCTGGCGGATCGTATTGCCCGTCATCCGCCCTGCACTAGCCTCGCTTGCGATATTTGTGTTCCTTGATAGCTGGAACTCCTTCCTTGGGCCGTTGGTGTTCCTGCGGAGCCAGGAGAAGTTTACCGTCCAGCTCTGGCTTTCGGTTATAGCTCGCCAGGGCAATGTTGTGCAACCGGTGATAGTAATGGCTGGCTCCGTATTGGCTAGTGTACCAATAGTTATCCTTTTTGCCACCCTGCAGCGGCACTTTGTGTCTGGGCTCGCGGCAGAGAGTTTGAAGTAG
- a CDS encoding carbohydrate ABC transporter permease, with product MDITQATSKVAKGARVRRLVWGEQSAFYPLIFMVPYLVFFVVFMLWPIFYGLYVSLTKWDLLTPPQFVGLKNYIDVLRDDLFWRSFRNTVLFVALNAPLSIVIPLGLALLVNGPILGRTIFRSAFISPIMISVSTVGILWTWFYNPNFGLINYYLGKLGLPGQNWLSQAGWAMVAIVITTVWWTTGWNLVLFLAGLQDIPEELYEAARIDGAGSWALFQYITLPGLRPTLLFVTVTTVIASFRVFGQVFVMTGGGPFDSTRTLVQHIYETGFRYFRMGEASAVAWLLFCVVAVFTLLQFRVMSERQ from the coding sequence ATGGACATCACACAGGCAACTTCCAAGGTAGCTAAGGGAGCCAGGGTCAGGCGCCTCGTGTGGGGCGAGCAGTCGGCGTTCTATCCCCTCATCTTCATGGTGCCCTACCTGGTGTTCTTCGTGGTCTTCATGCTCTGGCCCATCTTCTACGGGCTGTACGTCAGCCTGACGAAGTGGGACCTGCTGACCCCACCTCAGTTCGTGGGGCTAAAGAACTACATCGACGTCCTGCGAGATGACCTGTTCTGGAGGTCCTTCCGGAACACCGTCCTGTTCGTGGCGCTGAACGCCCCCCTATCGATCGTCATACCCCTGGGGCTGGCGCTGCTGGTCAACGGGCCGATCCTGGGCAGGACGATCTTCCGGTCGGCCTTCATCTCCCCGATCATGATCTCCGTCTCGACGGTGGGCATCCTCTGGACCTGGTTCTACAACCCCAACTTCGGGCTGATCAACTACTATCTGGGTAAGCTCGGCCTGCCTGGCCAGAACTGGCTATCGCAGGCCGGTTGGGCGATGGTGGCGATCGTGATCACCACGGTGTGGTGGACCACAGGATGGAACTTGGTGCTCTTCCTGGCGGGGCTGCAGGACATCCCGGAGGAGCTGTACGAGGCGGCCAGGATAGACGGGGCGGGCAGCTGGGCGCTGTTCCAGTACATCACGCTGCCGGGGCTGCGCCCCACGCTGCTGTTCGTCACGGTGACCACCGTGATCGCCTCCTTCCGAGTGTTCGGGCAGGTGTTCGTCATGACCGGTGGTGGGCCGTTCGACTCTACGCGGACGCTGGTGCAGCACATATACGAGACGGGGTTCAGGTACTTCCGCATGGGGGAGGCCTCGGCAGTGGCGTGGCTGCTGTTCTGCGTGGTAGCGGTCTTCACGCTGCTGCAGTTCAGGGTAATGAGCGAGAGACAGTAG
- a CDS encoding mandelate racemase/muconate lactonizing enzyme family protein: protein MLIREVRAFGLRGATPRGGWATELRPEDCVHTLVAVVTNEELVGWGSVFTSEDLVRASLAVLEPLYIGESALEPERVCRKMHEHTFWLGRGGAITHTISGIDIALWDILGKATGQSVGRLLGGRYRDRVRPYASLLMDEPDLLREHLMELRAQGFRAFKIGWGRFGRQDQQWDESVVKAAREAIGPESLLMVDAGGSDAFWSQGYKWAIRTAHMLAEYDVYWFEEPLCPDALEEYRLLRQQAPILIAAGEVLTRHQSFEPWLRSRALDIVQPDVTKVGGISESRRIAWMAQSYGIRLIPHGWNTAVGLAADLQLAAALPDTDLVEYKTGSPYIDEITASPWTLDEDGMLPIPNRPGLGIDLDLDAIAKYSGHRDLGLC, encoded by the coding sequence GTGCTGATCAGGGAGGTGAGGGCATTCGGATTGAGGGGTGCGACGCCGCGTGGGGGCTGGGCTACCGAGCTCAGGCCTGAGGACTGTGTGCACACGCTCGTGGCTGTTGTCACCAACGAAGAACTGGTAGGGTGGGGCAGCGTCTTCACCAGCGAGGACTTGGTGCGCGCCTCGCTGGCTGTGTTGGAACCGTTGTACATCGGCGAAAGTGCGCTCGAGCCCGAACGGGTATGCCGGAAGATGCACGAGCACACCTTCTGGCTCGGCAGGGGTGGTGCGATCACCCACACTATCAGCGGTATCGATATCGCCCTCTGGGATATCTTGGGCAAGGCTACTGGTCAATCTGTAGGCCGCCTGCTTGGGGGGAGATACAGGGACCGGGTGCGGCCGTACGCCTCCCTGCTAATGGATGAACCGGATCTCCTTAGGGAACATTTGATGGAGCTACGGGCACAGGGTTTTCGCGCCTTCAAAATCGGTTGGGGGCGTTTCGGCCGCCAGGACCAACAATGGGACGAGAGCGTGGTGAAAGCTGCAAGGGAGGCCATCGGGCCGGAATCTCTGCTAATGGTGGATGCTGGCGGGAGCGATGCCTTCTGGAGCCAGGGATACAAGTGGGCAATACGCACGGCCCATATGCTTGCGGAGTACGATGTGTATTGGTTCGAAGAACCGCTATGTCCAGATGCACTTGAGGAATATAGGCTCCTACGTCAACAGGCACCTATACTCATTGCCGCTGGCGAAGTTTTGACGCGGCACCAGTCTTTCGAGCCATGGCTACGTTCTAGGGCTCTAGACATCGTCCAACCGGATGTCACGAAGGTGGGAGGAATTAGCGAATCGCGCAGGATCGCCTGGATGGCCCAGAGTTACGGTATCAGGCTCATCCCTCACGGGTGGAACACTGCTGTGGGTTTGGCTGCCGACCTACAACTAGCCGCGGCATTGCCGGATACCGATCTGGTTGAATATAAGACAGGTTCTCCGTATATCGATGAGATTACAGCCAGTCCATGGACGCTGGATGAAGATGGTATGCTCCCAATACCGAACAGGCCAGGTTTGGGCATCGATTTGGATCTAGATGCCATCGCAAAGTATTCTGGTCACCGGGATTTGGGTTTGTGCTAG
- a CDS encoding LacI family DNA-binding transcriptional regulator, with product MGRQKPSMRDIARAANVSVSAVSLVARNKPGVSEETRNRVLSIMAEMGYSPSVKGNGHTGTVGLLIEKGSMPVIVDIFYGDIIRGLQSEAQRLGYQVALHMFDRAQENLDSLRDSLLGSVQGLIVANDGDISHDMVVQLQSFELPMVLIESYVPGKELHCVIGDNFAAGYTAMQHLIDLGHRDIAVLRGPTKYSSLVDRFHGAMSALAEARLSVPAEMMPAPVSGHPQKGYLQMREILQAGLKPTAVFAVSDKTAFGAMNAIREAGLRIPQDISVVGIDDVSESAYTHPPLTTVHIPRQEMGILAMRKLHRLMEGEREIPTKTLVYSRLVERQSTSRFSDKS from the coding sequence ATGGGCAGACAGAAGCCGAGCATGAGAGACATCGCCAGGGCGGCCAACGTGTCGGTCTCCGCGGTCTCCCTCGTAGCCCGCAACAAGCCGGGGGTGTCGGAGGAGACGCGCAACCGCGTGCTGTCCATCATGGCCGAGATGGGCTACTCGCCCTCGGTCAAGGGCAACGGGCACACCGGCACGGTAGGGCTGCTCATCGAGAAGGGCTCCATGCCTGTCATCGTGGACATATTCTACGGCGATATCATCCGTGGCCTGCAGTCCGAAGCCCAGCGCCTAGGGTATCAGGTGGCGCTGCACATGTTCGACCGCGCCCAGGAGAACCTCGACAGCCTGCGGGACAGCCTACTTGGATCTGTGCAGGGCCTAATCGTGGCCAACGACGGCGACATCTCGCACGACATGGTGGTGCAGCTGCAGTCCTTCGAGCTGCCTATGGTGCTGATCGAGAGCTACGTGCCCGGCAAGGAGCTCCACTGCGTGATAGGGGACAACTTCGCGGCCGGCTATACCGCGATGCAGCACCTGATCGACCTCGGGCACCGGGACATAGCGGTGCTGCGTGGCCCGACAAAGTACAGCAGCCTCGTGGACCGCTTCCACGGCGCGATGTCCGCGCTTGCCGAGGCGAGGCTCTCGGTGCCTGCCGAGATGATGCCCGCGCCGGTGTCCGGCCATCCTCAGAAGGGCTACCTACAGATGAGAGAGATCCTGCAGGCTGGACTGAAACCCACCGCCGTGTTCGCCGTCAGCGACAAGACCGCCTTCGGGGCGATGAACGCCATCCGTGAGGCTGGCCTGCGGATTCCCCAGGATATATCCGTGGTCGGCATAGACGACGTATCCGAGAGCGCCTACACCCACCCACCTCTGACCACGGTCCACATACCCCGTCAGGAGATGGGCATCCTGGCGATGCGGAAGCTGCATCGGCTGATGGAGGGGGAGCGCGAGATCCCCACCAAGACGCTCGTCTACAGCCGGCTCGTCGAGCGGCAGTCCACATCTAGGTTCTCCGACAAGAGCTAG
- a CDS encoding DegT/DnrJ/EryC1/StrS family aminotransferase encodes MSTQSRGVSSGKLAIDGGAPAVIHPLPPMYPGGMRIGQEEEASVLEVLRSKRLFRYYGPEPGPSKVAELEQRFAKMVGTRYALAVSSGTAALAAALAALEVGPGDEVIVPAYTWISTAAAVVAVGAVPVIAEVDDSLTLDPADFEEKITKYTKAVIPVHMRGTPANMDAIMSIANRYGLKVLEDVAQADGASYHGLRLGSIGHAGAFSLQFNKILTSGEGGMVTTSEEEVYERALMYHDVAASQRAGLPQDRTIIGVNCRMSELQGAVALAQLDKLEGILRDSRKHKRALKEAIADVVESRTMGFRRLHDEDGEAGISLVFYMRTPEAAQYVVSALHAEGLTCSSVLFQRGSSDYHVYFHWTPILNKQYWGAQGPWRWNQRDVSYDREMCPRTLDLLGRAVHLDISPDLTDTNVGEMVVAINKVLESL; translated from the coding sequence ATGTCAACGCAGTCGAGAGGTGTAAGCTCTGGCAAGCTTGCTATTGACGGTGGTGCTCCTGCGGTCATACATCCGCTGCCCCCTATGTACCCAGGAGGTATGAGGATTGGGCAGGAGGAGGAGGCATCGGTGCTTGAGGTTCTGCGGAGCAAGCGGCTCTTTAGGTACTATGGTCCCGAACCTGGCCCATCCAAAGTGGCCGAGCTAGAACAACGGTTCGCCAAGATGGTTGGTACTCGTTATGCTCTGGCGGTGTCTTCTGGTACCGCGGCGCTTGCCGCTGCGCTAGCAGCGCTTGAGGTGGGTCCAGGTGATGAGGTGATCGTGCCTGCTTATACCTGGATCTCCACAGCTGCTGCGGTGGTTGCGGTGGGTGCCGTGCCGGTGATCGCGGAGGTGGATGACTCTCTCACGCTTGATCCTGCAGACTTTGAGGAGAAGATCACCAAATACACGAAGGCGGTCATACCCGTGCATATGCGTGGCACACCAGCGAATATGGACGCGATCATGTCCATAGCTAACCGCTATGGGCTCAAGGTATTGGAGGATGTGGCTCAGGCCGATGGGGCGAGTTACCATGGACTTAGACTAGGGAGTATTGGGCATGCTGGCGCCTTTAGCCTGCAGTTCAACAAGATACTGACGTCTGGCGAGGGGGGAATGGTAACGACCAGTGAGGAAGAAGTATACGAGCGTGCACTCATGTACCACGACGTGGCCGCCAGCCAGAGAGCTGGCCTCCCTCAGGATAGGACGATCATTGGGGTTAACTGTCGAATGTCAGAGTTACAAGGAGCAGTGGCGCTGGCCCAACTGGACAAACTGGAGGGGATTCTTAGGGACAGCCGGAAACACAAACGGGCGCTCAAGGAGGCCATAGCGGACGTCGTCGAATCGCGGACCATGGGATTCCGACGGCTACACGATGAGGATGGTGAGGCCGGTATCTCGCTTGTGTTCTATATGCGAACACCCGAGGCAGCGCAGTATGTAGTTAGCGCTCTGCATGCAGAGGGACTGACATGCAGCAGTGTACTGTTCCAGAGAGGTTCATCTGATTACCATGTCTACTTCCACTGGACACCGATCCTCAACAAGCAGTACTGGGGAGCCCAGGGTCCTTGGAGATGGAACCAGCGTGACGTTAGCTATGACCGGGAGATGTGTCCTCGGACGCTGGATCTGCTTGGGCGGGCGGTACACCTAGACATCAGTCCCGACCTAACAGATACTAATGTAGGGGAGATGGTGGTGGCGATCAACAAGGTGCTTGAATCGCTGTAG
- a CDS encoding extracellular solute-binding protein — translation MNDLVRKFTEENPDIAVESLQGLTDFIQKMQAAAISGTAPDVALVRHTYIGPFALKNVLSELQTTELEEAGIKAEDYYPEVWKFTQFEGKQYTVPLDMHCHAMLYNKKILQDNNVSVPTTLDEWTAVVEKVSKDGIIGYQTFALGAGAQEYLTWYWYGIHKQFGGEMLSEDGTKAAFNTPEGIEAVKWMKDIQQKGNPKNAAITDLARTGKVATWPDGPWISTLYFNPEKSPAAKDIDVVPLPQHDPKHKAVWGQSHQLALPRQQSQDQARREASLRFIEWITRHSVDWAKAGQIPARNSARQEALQSNDRYLMKLRAWAKQLPYLKFMPIHPAILEIMPRIAANVEGAILGRWSVEQGLKQAENEVNQILARSGQ, via the coding sequence ATGAACGACCTAGTGCGCAAGTTCACCGAGGAGAATCCCGACATCGCCGTGGAATCCCTGCAGGGGCTCACCGACTTCATCCAGAAGATGCAGGCCGCGGCCATCAGCGGGACCGCCCCCGACGTGGCATTGGTTCGTCACACGTACATAGGTCCGTTCGCCTTAAAGAACGTGCTCTCCGAGCTGCAGACCACGGAGCTGGAGGAGGCGGGCATCAAGGCAGAGGACTACTACCCCGAGGTGTGGAAGTTCACGCAGTTCGAGGGCAAGCAGTACACCGTGCCGCTGGACATGCACTGCCACGCAATGCTCTACAACAAGAAGATCCTGCAGGACAACAACGTGAGCGTGCCCACCACGCTGGACGAGTGGACGGCCGTGGTCGAGAAGGTCAGCAAGGACGGCATCATCGGCTACCAGACCTTCGCCCTGGGCGCTGGGGCTCAGGAGTACCTTACCTGGTACTGGTACGGCATCCACAAGCAGTTCGGCGGCGAGATGCTCTCGGAGGACGGCACCAAGGCGGCGTTCAACACGCCGGAGGGCATCGAGGCCGTCAAGTGGATGAAGGACATCCAGCAGAAGGGCAACCCCAAGAACGCGGCGATCACCGACCTGGCGCGGACGGGCAAGGTGGCCACCTGGCCGGATGGTCCCTGGATCTCTACGCTGTACTTCAACCCGGAGAAGTCGCCGGCGGCCAAGGATATAGACGTGGTGCCGCTGCCGCAGCACGACCCGAAGCACAAGGCCGTGTGGGGCCAGAGCCACCAGCTGGCCCTGCCCAGGCAGCAGAGCCAGGACCAGGCCAGGAGGGAGGCGTCCCTCAGGTTCATCGAGTGGATCACGCGCCACTCGGTCGACTGGGCGAAGGCCGGGCAGATACCCGCGCGCAACTCCGCCCGCCAGGAGGCCCTGCAGAGCAACGACCGCTACCTGATGAAGCTGCGCGCCTGGGCCAAGCAGCTGCCCTACCTCAAGTTCATGCCGATCCATCCCGCTATCCTGGAGATCATGCCCAGGATAGCCGCCAACGTCGAGGGGGCCATCCTCGGGCGCTGGAGCGTGGAGCAGGGCCTCAAGCAGGCCGAGAACGAAGTCAATCAGATACTTGCCCGCTCTGGGCAGTAA